Below is a genomic region from Drosophila albomicans strain 15112-1751.03 chromosome 2R, ASM965048v2, whole genome shotgun sequence.
CCAATTGAAAGACTtgtttctgttcttttttttcatggttaacaattatatttcaatagtatttgttttatgtgtATTTCACTCTGTAATATGCATTATTCATTcgatttgtgttgttgttcacTTACTCATACCATTTTCTGCTCATTCGTTTTGAGTACCGTACATATTCATAGtgtatttgtttgctgttcatttcatttcgtattTCATTCGTAATTCATCATAACTTATAACCATTTGCCCATTGTTGTTCatgatatatatttgttgtgttgtgttttaaacaatttctgTTAATATTTCAACTTGATGTCAAATGTGTACTTTGATTGCACTTAAATATCCTTCCAGATTTGGTTGAACTcatcatattatttatatctGCAAGGATATTGTGTGCTTCGGCTAACCGAAGATTGGCATTATCTCATGAGTTTGTATACATttgattattgaaatttgtttgttttgtatttgtttccACAATTTCCTGTATATGTGTCTGAGGGTTTAATCAATACGTTTTAGGTTCTAGCTATGTTAAGTCGTCTCTCAGCTATAGCATTTAAATAGTTATAATTCTTTGGGGatatgtattttaaagtattttttggtttttgaattttaagtaGATTTGGTAAGAAACTCAATTTAGTTATAGAGTAATCGTAAAGTTGGATAGACTTTGAAATTGAACAGCAACGTTACAGAACTGGGTTAGGTAGTAAatagtttgagtttgagttagACGTTGAGTTGTTCAGTTTTGAgtgttttagttttgttttttgcttttgtttatgtttttgtttgaatgCCTAGACGAATTCATTGATTTATTActagaatattaatatatatttatataatattacaagTACTATAACACAAACGTCTATAACATTAGCTGAAACAAATTGCGAATAATTTAACAtagttaattgtttgtttgtttaattgtaATACACTAGTACTTAAATACATTATCTGAAACACTTTGATCAAAACTTACATCTCAAACTAAgtgtaaatatacaaaactgAACTGTGGCGGCATTTATTTAGggctttcatttaaaatttctttaattaactttttgaaattgttgaaatcaaattttacGTATAACAAACACTTAATGAACCTTAgtcgcattttaatttcatattcgttaatcttaattttgtattttttgtttaagatatatatatttttttattgaaattttttatactttctcgaaatgataataataatagctcGTAATGCGcacagttttttttgtgtttaagtAATTATAATATGCTATTGAACATTTAACactttaaatacatatgtttatattgaatttaattttcaaattattatttttttgttttctttattttttattttgttatttcattatttatatgttacactttattttgtgatttgcttttataaatacatatttatatattttattaagcaacatattaatttttacaatACGTACagatatatttgtttttcatttttttatttatatttattttctttttttcaattttatttattcttataaAATTTCGTAAGTTATTACACATAGCCGGCACTGTTAGCATGTTCTGTAAGCAACATCTGCGAATACCCTTTCTCTAAATTGTGAATCTTTCTTTATTTCGAAAGTATTCACTTTGTTAGATTAAAATATTCGCAGGCTCTCTCCAGTCGCGTTGCTAAttcttcaatttaaaatttacaatatagtataattaattttaaaccGTTTTTGGAAGATTCTTcaaataacatatgtatatttatctTCTTTGCAATGGCCTCTTCGAATTAATATATATCTTGGGAAAACGCAACTTGGGTTTAACTTTCAAAAGAATAGATTTTAATAGATAGGAGAGAGACCATTTATAGAAGGattaataaacacaattaTGCAGATACATTGAAGTATTGCAataagttttgttttcgttttaattatttagtatattgctTTTAGAAATGCccattaaatatacatatgtgaattataatatatcgatacacaatttattataattgtttgtTCTCTTCTCATCCGCTTAAAACATATATTAACAATATCTTAAAGATTTCGCTATTATATGCTTTAAATGGATTCTGATGTGATCTCTTGACTTGGTTTtcatatactatttttttaatgtttttttttttttttttttttatattgtatgtaaatttgttttctatatatatagttttgcATTAAGATTCTGTTCGCACACGATCGCGCATTGTTTTAATTGATACATTTGATGGGAGATTTTTTCATGAGTTTTATTcattatgtttttgtttacatattACTAAAGCTTGTTAATATGTATTCTATTATAagttagtattttaatatatggtatatgttgaggaaataatataaaattaatatagatGGTAGATGAGATACAATCGAAATGATTCAGTGCATTGAAATATAACTCCTCactatatattttgcttaacTAATTGCTTTGAAAATCAGTGCAGTTACCATACTGGATgggaaataaatattgtatatctataataaaaaaaatcaaatctgTTGATAATAATGttcgttttcaatttgaataaacttCTTGTATATGCTTGTAGATTATCAACTAGATTAGATAACGTTTgctatttgtatgtatatatttaagttgAAAATGGCCGTGTCACTGATATGTTTACGGATACAGAATGTTCAAGTTTTGTCTATAAGATAATTCCAACACCCAATACATCTATACCTCTAAACTATGCGccagtatgtgtgtgctgataactgcatacacacacagacgtaGCTCTGAAGTCAGTATTGAGTGATTGGTAATATGGgtatgtatacaaaaattcaGTTTATCTAAGCCTAAATGTAGTACTGTGTATAATATAGGGGCAGTAAACTGCCTTCAAAAAGTGGTGCAATCAATATGAGTTGAAACATATCATCATGTTGAATATATGATATAGAGTTACTTAGTTACATACTACATACACATAAGGTACACACATTTAATGCTATGCTATCGTTGAGCTACTACGGCGGCTGTTCCCGCACCCGATTTCACCTCCCAATCTCAATCTCAAACGAAATCAAGTTAGGGGCTCGGGTGTTTTTGGGGGTTCTACCATTTTGCACATAGAGTCGacaagcaaataataattgattggTAGGTAAATATGAAACAtctaatattttcattatacgAGTATTTCGCAAAGTTGTATAtgctatgtatatatattagggcctaaaaataatttatcgATATGATGCGATATATACGAGCATGTATATACACTCGTAGaagttgtatgtatgtttactATATACTAATAGCAATAGTTAATATCACTTTTGGTAATTTTAACAGGCGAGCCATTGAGACTCTGATATGTATCGTTACCTTGGTTGTGTCTTATGTTCAAATCTGTCAAAACGGAAAATTCCATTAAAACACGAAAATCATATAGCACCGCTGACTAGACCAGTTCTCGACTAACACACAAGTCCTTTCACAATGACACCCGAAAGGGAGGAGTTACGTTTCCACTCCATTTTTGGAGGGGTCGATTTCCGAGTTTTGTGCAAATTGTGATATGTCTGCGATATTGATGTCATTGCCTGTGAAACGACGGCACTTGTGGCATCGAGTGGCCAGGTCAGCAGCGCCGCTTACCtctaaaattgtataaatatgtatagtatatatatatatatgtatatctgaTATCTAATGggaacagcaacagttgcaagttgcttcCTCCCCATTTGTGTGTAATTATGACTATGCTTTGGTTTCTCTAGCTTCACTGATAGACACGAAAACACGGCGGCTGCTGAAGTACTGAGTATAGGGCACCGATATCGGTCTATATAGCGCACTAAACTATATAGTattgatgtatgtatgtatgtaatgaATATCGTAGCTGcgtgcattttgttgtttgttctaTTGTATAACCTTTAACCTTAAGCTCAATCTGCGTCTTTGTGTATGATACAAAACGAGTGCTTGGCATTAACTAGCAGCTGCTTCAACTAATTGCATGCTACGATTATGCTTTTTATAGTGTACGTACCACTTACTATAATTaggtaatatatatatatatatataattaggtatatCTATGTGCATACGATATACGATGTTGCGATAATCAGAACTCTAacgaaatatacaaacaatCGACTCGAAGATGCACAAATAAACGATGTAAACATAAAGAAACGTTAGTTTTGTATAAGACAACAGTTTAAAATCCTTGTCTAAATGGATTCGCTGGTGCCGCAGGACCTctgctttgttgctgttgctgctgctgctgttgttgttgctgttgctgctggaaaGGATTCACTGCCCTTGGCTGAGCATAACTGCCGCCTTGCTCCTGATAACCTGGCTGATAGCTCTGATCCTGCTGATAGCCACCGCCACCGGCCTGTTGTTGATAGCCCTGCTGTGATTGGTAATCGTATTGCTGATCATCGAGGTTGGTCTCCTGCTGTGGCTGATATTGCTGGCCATACTCCAGATGATTCTTCAGATCGCCCTCGACTGGCTTTTGATCGTGCATAACGTACGTTTGATACTCCTTGTTCGGTGGATCCTGCATCAAGATGTTCGCCTCGTTCTCGAACGGCTTGAAGTCATAGATGTTGCGCAGCTTGCGCAGGACAGGCACATAGGCGAGATTCGAGAAGGCAATGAGGAAGTTGAGTGCCGTAAATCCAATGGCCTCCACAACTCCGCCAGCAATAATCGGACCCACAGCATAGGCGATCGAATACGAGATGTCGGCGATTGCATAAATGCTGCCGTACACCGACACGTAGCGCACATCCACCAAATAGCCGAGAGTGGGCAGCAAAGCGGTGTCGATCAGAGCAATGCCAAAGCAGATGACACAGATGGGCAGCATGAGCATTTTGTAGCCACTGCAGAAGGGTATGATGAAGCAGGAGAAACCCTCCAGCGCCAAGCCACCGGCAGCCATTAGCCACTGATGTTGCGGATACTTTCGGGCCATCTTCACGGTGATAACGACGCCTAGCACATGGGGAAAGAAGGCGGGCAGCCAGACCATGCCAATCTTCCAGTTTTCCGTTGTCATATTATCCTCCATCCACAGCGAGATCGTGGGCTCGAGAAAAGCGAGCGCCACATTCGACATGGTCAAGGCGCCAGCACAGACAGCAATGTAGGGATCCATGAGCAGACGCCAAATGGGAATGGTTTGATTCGAGACTTCTTTGCTCTGTTTGATTTGCTCCTTCACAGGTTTCATGACTAACAACAGCATCAAGCCATCCAGCAGACAAACCAAGGCGAGTATAAGGAATGGCACTTCCTTGCCGGCAAACTGATACAGCGCACCGCCAAAAGGTGGCGCCACCAGGCAGCCAAAGCTGATGAAAGCAAGCGCAATACCCAACGCCTGTGAACGTTCGTTCTCCTCCGTAAAACGATCCGCAATCATGGCCAGACCCGATGTGTCCGCAAAGGCGGAGCCAGCGCCCTGCAGCGAGCGGGCAAAGAAGAGAACGCTGTAGCTGCTGCCGCAGGCGAAGACCGCAGTGGAGAAGAACATGATGGTGAGGCCAATCATCATGGGTATATCATACCCGATCTTATCGATGAGGCCACCCGAAAATGGATTCACCATCAGCTGAACAATGGCCTTGGAGGCAAACAGTATGCCCGTGGCCGAGTCCTGGCCGTGATGATCATGATGCACTGGGATCAGGCGACCGGTGACATTGTCGCGCAAAGGCGGTGGCGTTGGTCCATCATCGAAGCTGCCAATTTCGCGCAGATAATCGGGTATAATCGGCACGATGACCATGTACAACATGTTGTCCAGCAACAGAGCAATGGAGACAATGACCAGGATGAGGCGACGTTGATTCACCGGCTCCTGGATCTTCTCCCACACAATCTCCTTCACCTCGCGCAGCTCCAGATTGATCAGCGGTATTTGAAATGCGGCcattttgctttcttttaatattttctcttatgctgtcaaaaaattatttaaactcCTTTCTTCgcttccttttcttttttgcttgcGTTTTGtattccttttatttttttgtactcAAAGTTGCCACCactttttttgtggttgctttattgttgttttgtcgtGCTTTTGgcgcttttcaatttcatgaCCGCTGCCGGAAATTGTGCAACGTTTTCTTTCAATATGGCcgcttccgtttccgctttCCGTGTGTTAATTACTCTCGCCAATCGCTTCAAGTGCAGCTgcaatttcttgtttttgagGTGGtttctgttctctgttctctggTCTCTGATCTCTCTGGTTAACTGTATTGTTTCTTATTTCACACAGCTGTGTTTTACATGATTTcgtgttgtagttgttgttgtagttgttattgttgttggtgtgcaAGTTGTTGGCATGCCAGTGAACAACCTTTAACGACACAGAAACAAGATTTcgttagttttattttatttgtttttttctttttggtttattttcatttattttttgctcaAACTAatttcactctctctttctgcatataataatttatttagttcttGTTAAGAGGACATTTGATTCATTcgttaaagtatatttttgtttgatttttgatttgatttaatttgattttatgatTGAAATGTTGTTTCTGTGTTGCAAAAGGATGCCTGCTGGTGAACAAAAAGTGTATTGTTAAGATTAATTCACACAATTCCCGATTGtagaaatttatatacacatcAAGTATACAGATTAGTTAAGAAGCGCGCGTTTGGCACAATTAACACACATTTcaatcataaaaacaaatatacgtatacgagtaccaaaaatattctataattaaagcattaaatattcataacaGCATTACGAACAAAAggcaatcaatttaattgcttttcgCTCTCATTGTGATTACGACCAAGATTTACATAGAGTTTGTTATATACAAtcatgtatgttatgtatgtattagaCAAAAGCGTATTATAATTGCGCCCTCGAAAGTCGCGTGGCCACACTCGAATCTGTAATTATAATCATTGCTTTTTTGCTTGACAATATAATATCATACAATATGTACAACAGGCACCTCTTGAACAAGCACGCAAACCAATTCAAATTCCAATTCTAACCCCATCGACCTGCAGAATATTTTCTGCTTTGCTTAATGGAAATGAAATTCGCATAATTGAAGCAACTTTGTCTTTGAACTCACCTGCATCGAACTAGAAATTTTATACACATTATCCACACgtttctattttgttgttttttctcaacttttatattttagctgtgttttttttttttggtcttctTTGCTCCCCTTGTGAGCTATCTATGCTGATctaatttcaacatttatcTACCTTGTAACGTACTCAGTGCCATCCCCCAAATAGACACAACATAAAACATTACGTGTGCAGGGTATGAATACATCCCTCTTCCCTGTTCCCTGTTCCGTGTTCCCCGCCCCATCGAAGCTTGCCAATTCAACTTTACTTTGGTATACACGAGACGTTGGAAAAACATTTCGttttatcattaaattttcatgACCACGTTCGTGTGGGTGTATTGGTTTActagtgtgtgtatatgtgtgtgttatattCCCCAAACTTTGCTGTGTCTGTGCCTGGAGGGAGctcagcaagcagcagcagcaaaagcggcAGATCGCGTCCGCCCTTAGACTCAGCCACATGAGTCAATTATCGTATGTCTCGTGTGCCGTGTTTCAATGTTATTTTTCATGCAACGACTTTAATTTtctctgtatgtatgtgtgtgtgtgtgtgtttttttttatgctccAGGCCCAtaactacaataacaacagagGAGAGTGAGAGCCAGCTAGCGCCCAGGTGGGTCGTTGTACTTGACCCTGGGGTTGCTACACTCACTCATATACTCATTCTACACTCATGCTATACTCATATACTCATGCCAAGGTTTCGCTTTTTTATCAAAGCCAggggttgctgctgctgccagagCAGCAACTCGAGTCAAGTGCAGAAACGTGTGCCAACAACATGTTTGTTATAATAATGAGAACAGACCTAAAAAACCAGCTGAGAAATTAAAGAGTCTAGGAACAcggaaatataaatatatacagacGCTGTGTATACATCAGAGCAACATCAAAAAGCGCCAATTTATATTTACGcctttataattttattgattttttccGCTTCCGCAGTGACTGGCAGAAATACCCTGGACAGCTGATGAGTTTCCCAGCTCACAACTCACAGCTCAGCACATAAAACATTTTCGGACTGCGTTCATCCGACATTAAATTTAGCCCCTCAGCTCAGCGTCCTTTTGTGTGGAGCCCTTCATTATCCCAGTGGCGCTTTATTTGGGTTTCCTTTTCATATTTCCCCACAGCAATTAGCTAGTCGAGCGTACATAACTAAGTAGAGAAACTTTCAAAGCAAATGTATGCTTCAAGTTGCATTTCTAATGGGATAGAAAATATTCCTTGAATACACCCAACTAAAGTCACTTcgagtgtgtgagtggaaATTGAATCTATGCGCACTCAAAGTGCactttttttgtgcaaaatgAGATATTCGCCAGCAACTTGAGCCGCctggcaaaagcagcagctgagctTTTGTTTCTTCATCTTTATCTTTGCATAAGTTATGAACAAAGGCAACTTTAAGTTTTGTATAAGAGAAAAGTACTTGATTTTGCGAGTTTATGATTTCGACACCCCCCACAACGAGGTGCTTCACCTTGAAACACAACCGAGAGGATGATCAGCGACTTTTGCCACAGTTTTCTTTAGCGCGTTGTCTTGGGAACTTCACAGCAGTTGGTCTTTTGCAGCAAAGCTGCTgggattaaaataaaaaaaaggaatagaAGGGAAAAATGGAAAGGAAAATGATGAGAGGCAGGAACGCgaaatgaaattacatttattttacagtTGCCTGTGGCGCAGTACGTTTTGCAGCGACTGTAGCCTGGGTGGGTgggtgtgtctgtgtgtctgacGAGGTAATCAGCGTAAAATACAATTTCGTATCATTGTCgagcaaaaaatacaactcATAAATGTTGCAAAGAATACAAATGGCCTGACTGTAGCagttttttaaaacaaatgcgAGCATAAAACGTACATTagttaataaatcaataaaacgTAAGTGTGCTGCACGTACTTTTTTGTTACGGGTATCATGTGCCAATCCAATCATAATGTTTATCATAAGCTGCGTTTCTCACGTCGACACAagagacaaacacacagaacAATATATAGACATATGCCTTTGGACCCCCCTCGAAGTGTTGTTGAAGTGTTGTAAGCTGCTTTGCTCAAGTGGCGAGCGAAGGGTTGGAAAACACAACGTTTCCTTCTACGATTCACCAGAgcaattatatgtatataagagTATATGGCTGTGTGTGAGCTGAGGCGTAAGCATATtaatgttgcctacttttgggCGCACGCTTATTGATAAACGATATGTGGAACTTGCGCAATTTGTGCTCAGCTAATGAACTGTGCCCAGTTTATGGCCAACTTAAGCGAAGCGTGTCGAATAGccacaacaagtaagaaggtAAGAAAAGTAAGTAAAATACGAGTAACAACAGAACGGAAAACCACTTGATCGATTAGCAATGCGCCCTTTTTGCGCTTTGGCCTTAACCCTCTTTTGTCAGTCAAGCTGACGCTTCTTCGCATTGTACTTCGCTTGTTGTTTCAAGTTTAATTGACTTTTCTTTATGTCGCACTTTATGTCTTTTGCGCCCCTATCGATTTCACTGGGTTAGCTGCAATTGGGTTAGCTTAATTGGTTGGCTTGCGGCCAcgttttttaattgcaaaagttaCAAACGAGCCTAAATACACACTAAGGCAAGAGGCAAGGCACTCTACGACTGCCTTGGGGCAGTTAAATTATCAAAATCCCAAAAGCATCAGTTACATCCCAAAACGTGTCGGAGACGTCGACCAGCAGATAGATGCTTCATTCTTAGCTTGGtctctgttgttgtcattgtttcTGTTACGAGCTTAAAATGGCTTTTATCAATTCCCCAAAGAATGCGCGGCCACTTAGCTTTAAGGCAACCCAAGCTTGGGCTCAGACTGCGGCTCAGGCTGCGAACATGACGAGCTTTTTCTCGCTCGCATAAtcgtaaaaataaaagcatataCATTATGCGTAGCTGTGGCAATTTGCTCTGGTACCATGGGGCGTATGCGTGTCTTCCTTCCTCCCtaacacacccacacattcCGAAACATTGGTCATAAATCAAAACATTAACTGGGCGTGGCTAGTCTCCTATTCGTGGGCGTATAATATGAACTTTTTTCGCACTCTCCGCTCTAGGTAAGTGCTGGTCAGCACTTTGGCCACggcaacaaattgatttgctCATAAATTACTTCGGACTTGGAacatttattgcttttttcCTTTACTTCAATATAACATAGACACATAAATTGTACATGGGACAGCAGTGGATGCAACAACTATCATTATGTATGCAGCAGTTAATTTCGAAAGATTCTGATTAATGGCAACGCTTCAGGCAAGTCTTGGGTCTTATCACCGGGGCCAGTTTTAAGCCCCGAAAATGTGAACATTTGCAGCGCTACAAATGCTTGCCAATCAACAATACCATCAGCGCCCGTTTTACGACTTTTGATGTGGCACATCGATGCTGCCCGACTGCCTGCCAGATACAGACtcctttgctgctgctgatgttgctgccacattgagccgtcagcagcagcagcagcagggtcCAACCCTCGAGCTGGTTGCTCTGCGGTCTGGTCCTGGGGTTGGCGTTTTATCAGACAGGCATCAAGACAAATGCGTTACTTGTTTCTCGTTTGGCTTATTACAACAGCTACCTTCCTGGCTGCcccaggcagcagcagcctttgtctttgtctttgccTGTCGCTTTCCTTGCTGTGGGGTCGAACCCTTGGCCACCCTTCGGGGAGAATGACGTTGCGCCCCTTTTTGTTTTGACATGAAACCGCTATGAACACATCAGCGTTACAAACGCGTCTACAACAACGGtaacggcaacggcaaacaAGGCAAACAATCTAATGACGAGGCAGCCGTTGTCTTGTTTATActatttgtgtgttgtttctCGTGTTTGTGTgggaaatttatatttattgcctTCATtatgcagcagccacagcagctaAAGCGGCATCCGTAGCAAATACTGCATAGTGTGAATTCCACAACCAGTTACCTGCGCTTTTATGATTAAGTTTCAGTCGGtgttaataaacatttttgcgAGTCTACTAAATTAGCGTtgttttttcgctttttaatttaatgagaaACTTCACCAAGTTTATTAGATACGGCAATCTTCGCATGCATCTTTgactttaataatataaaatagatGGCAACAATAATGACcccatttgtatttaaattacgTTTTTTAAGTGTCAAAATACTTCAAAGTTGATTAGAGCTTTTgctaaatatgaaattaaatgagcaAATAGAGATGAAATATGTTGTGTATAAGCATTTGTTCAgtatttgaattattgaaGAGAATATGTCCCGTTTCTTGAAGTTaagattataaaaaaatcCAATAAACTTTGATTAATCTTCTGCAATATATTTGTGCCTATCATGacaatatatttgattaattttgataaatttagtttttattaacTAATTGTAGTAAGCGTACAATTTAACGTTAGTTTGTTTCATAACAACACAATTTTGTAGCTAACTTGAAAATGAAACCATTTTGAACTCTATAGATTTTTGCctacatatataaaagaatGTGAAAAGAAATTTCTAGCACCCAAAAGATATTCATagaattatttacttttcaataaaagaatgactttatatataattttgacttccttttaaaaaaatttagaaatcatattttaagttttagtCATTTGCAATTACAACTTTTTCATGAAATTGGTCTTCTCTTCAATCGATGTGAAAATACACCTATTAAGTTAATgttttttcaaattaacatttttgttatatttgtagTGCAGAATATGATGATTAATACCAATGAATATATTCGACGTATGCAAAATATgtcaacacaaaaacaatcataattctaattaaacTATAGACTGgctttcaaaatttttaagaatggAAAAACGTAAATCAAACATGTACCAAGAAGTTTTATTCAGTAATTTCATtctttgaaaaattttaaataatatattatgattttagtcaatataattgcaatatgcaatatataacaaaaatatcttCTTATCTGGCAACTTTTAAAAAAGTATTCATTTcgattcatttatttcattctgtaaaaaatttaaaattatttattataattgtaattatatagaaaaataaaaagatatcTTCTTATCTGGGTacttttaaaaactttttcataTCCTTTTATTCATCTTttctagaaatatatattctattaaCTTTTCAAACtatattcatttcttttcattcatgTTCATTAACATTTCGTATCGTCATTGCATAAGAACAGGAAGCGCTCCCGCTGTTGCCGCTGACACGTTAGGAGACTTGACTGTAActgtttcattccatttcgtttCACTGAGAGACGAAGCATAACGTTCGCTCATATCGTAAAACAAATGTATCCATACCTTGCCTTGTATAATCCccattcgtgtgtgtgtgagagtgtttgtgtgtgtgtaagagtgtGCGTTTGCCAAAGGACAACTAGCAGGAGCAGGAGAGTAGAAATGAGGTGAATGCTGAgaacacgaacacacacacaacctcGCACACACTT
It encodes:
- the LOC117576320 gene encoding vesicular acetylcholine transporter, whose translation is MAAFQIPLINLELREVKEIVWEKIQEPVNQRRLILVIVSIALLLDNMLYMVIVPIIPDYLREIGSFDDGPTPPPLRDNVTGRLIPVHHDHHGQDSATGILFASKAIVQLMVNPFSGGLIDKIGYDIPMMIGLTIMFFSTAVFACGSSYSVLFFARSLQGAGSAFADTSGLAMIADRFTEENERSQALGIALAFISFGCLVAPPFGGALYQFAGKEVPFLILALVCLLDGLMLLLVMKPVKEQIKQSKEVSNQTIPIWRLLMDPYIAVCAGALTMSNVALAFLEPTISLWMEDNMTTENWKIGMVWLPAFFPHVLGVVITVKMARKYPQHQWLMAAGGLALEGFSCFIIPFCSGYKMLMLPICVICFGIALIDTALLPTLGYLVDVRYVSVYGSIYAIADISYSIAYAVGPIIAGGVVEAIGFTALNFLIAFSNLAYVPVLRKLRNIYDFKPFENEANILMQDPPNKEYQTYVMHDQKPVEGDLKNHLEYGQQYQPQQETNLDDQQYDYQSQQGYQQQAGGGGYQQDQSYQPGYQEQGGSYAQPRAVNPFQQQQQQQQQQQQQQQSRGPAAPANPFRQGF